DNA from Lactobacillus johnsonii:
TTCCTGCACAGATTGCTACAGCAGTCCCAAAACCAGCGATAGATTCTAGAAAGCCACCAAAGCCCCAAGCAATTATTAATACTAAAATTCTTTTATCGGTTGTGATTGATGATAATAATTTCTCAATCGTCCCCATACTACCTGAATCAGTTGTAATCTGATATACAAAAAGCGCAGCCAGAATTACATACATGATCGGCCAAATTCCCATTATAATACCTTCTAAAGCTCCAGAAAGAGTATTAATTATGGGTTGTTTAAACATTAAAACAGCATCAGCAATTGTAATAATTAAACCAATCGTACATGCCCTTGAAGCCGGCATTCCAATAATTCCAAGAGAAATTATCAACCAGATGATTGGCACTAAGGCCCATAAAAAATTTATCCACATAGTTTTCCTCATCTAAAAAAGCAATACTATTTAATTTTATCCTTTTTCCACATATTAAGGAAATTTAAAAACAAAAAACCTGCAAGAGCAGAGAGCCCTTGTAGGTTCTAAATAACAGTTTTATTTCTTAAAAGCATGAACGCCATAAACAAATAAATAAATTCCAACTTCAATAATCGAAATAAAGAAAGTGACCGGTAAATTAGTTACGTATCCTAAAACTAAACCTGCCCAAACTCCAAACAATGCGATCCCAACTGACCAACATAACATAGCAGGAATTGTCTTACCTAAGTAGCGAGCACTTGAAGATGGCAAAGTTAATAAAATAAAGACTAATAATGATCCGACAACTTGTGCACCAATTGAAACAGCTAAAGCCAAAGCAATTAAAAATACTACTGAAACTAAGCTTGTATTAATATGATGGCTAACTGCCCCTACATGATCAAATGAATCATAGTTTAACTGTCTTAAAACTAGGAAAATTATTGCTAAAACAAAGAGAGAAAGAACAACTAGTTGAATGACTCCATCTCTATCAACTCCAATAATTGAACCAAATAAGATGTTAGTCGCATAGCGACTATTACCGCCAGCAATAGCTAAAAATAGTACACCCAAGCCAATAAACAAGGCTGAAATCGCACTAATTGCGGATTCTTTCTGATCACTTCTCATGGATAATTCACCAACACTGATTGAGCCAAGCAAAGTAAAAAGAACCATGCCCCAGAGAGGAACCCAACCAATCCAAACCGCAAAAGCGGCTCCGGCAAAACCAATTTCTGATAGAGTGTGAGCTAAGAATGAAAAACTTCTAGCTACAACATATACACCCACTATTCCACAGGTAATAGCAATAAAAGTACTAGCTAGAAATGCATAGCGCATAAAATCATATGCAAACATTATTCTTCACCCACCTCTTCAGTTAAGTCTTTAATTTTACCAGCAATTAAACCTTTATCCTTAAATAAAAGATAATCTTTCATATATTTCTTAGCTAGAGGAATGTCATGAGTTGTAAACAAAACAGTCATTGCGTGTTTTTCGTTTAAGTGCTTAATCAATGACATTAACTCTTCTTTAGCAACTGGATCTAAGCTAGCTGTTGCCTCGTCTAAAATAATGAAGTCTGGTTTATCTAACAAAGCTTGAGCTAAATATGCACGCTGCTTTTGACCTCCGGAAGCTTCGCCCATCCTAGTATTTTGAATATCTAGTAAATGGGTCTCTTTTAAAATTTGATTTACTCTCGCCTTCACCCGAGCGTTCTTAAATAAAGGAGTATTAAGTTCTACAAAGGCCCGGATTGAGAGGGGATAATCAGCATCCAGATTTCTAAATTGAGGTACATAACCAACTTTTGTATCCGGCGCAAACTTAAACGATCCTGTCGTTGGTTGTAACATTCCCATCAAAATTCTAATCAAGGTTGTTTTTCCTGTACCATTTGCACCAAGTAGAGCTGTCATCGACCCCTTCGATAGGGTAAAATTCAAGTCTTTAAAAATTACCTTATCCTCAAATTTCATCCCCAGGTCTTTAACTGTTAATATATCAGTCATCTCACTGCTCCTCTTCTCATTTAATAACCTGATCCCATTTAATTCTTTTGAATATCAGCTAGTTTTTGATAATTTTCTTTCATCCAAGCTAAGTAAGTAGTGTTATTAGGAATAGTTTCCCGAACATTTAAAACTGGAACATTGTTCTTTTTTGCAAGTTTAACAAAAGACTTAACTGTTGAGCTACTTGCCTGAGTATTATTAACAAAAAAGGCAATCTTCTTTTGTTTAATAGAATTGTTCATTTCATTAATCGTCTTAGGACTAGGATCTGTACCATTTTCGATAGCTTCTTCAAATTCCTTATCGCCTATTTTATAGCCAGCTTCTTGCAAAGCATAGTCAAAGACTGGTTCACTAACAAAAACTGGTTTTTGATCACCCTTATTAGCCTTAGCTAGCTGTTTGATTTTGTCGATCTTGGCTAAGTATTTTTCGCCATTTTCCTTAAAATAAGCGGCATGCTTCTTATCTAACTTAGATAAACGTTTAACCAAATAATCAACGTACTTAGTTGGCATATCTAAATTGTACCAAATATGTGGATTATCTCCGCTCTTTAATCCCATCAAGTCTTCACCGACTAAGACAGGCTTTTTATCAACAGATTTCGCTAACTTATTCATCCATGAATCATAACCTAGCCCATTTGCAACGATAATATTTGCCTGAGCTACCTTTTTAGCATCTGCTGTTGTCGGATCAAAATCGTGTGGATCAACGCTACTTTTATCAATAATTGCAGTCGCTGTTCCATATTTTCCAACAATATTTTTAGCAATATCTGAATAGACATTAGTTGTTGTAACTATCGAAATCTTATTTGATTGACTAGTAGAGTTCTGCTTATTCGAACATCCTACTGTTATCAATGATAAAAGCGTCACTAAGGCCATAATAGAAATAAATTTTGTAATTTTAGAGTTAAAATTTTGCATAAATATCCTCCTGTGCAAAACAAAAAAGCATTAAGTTAGAAAATTCAGCATAAGTTCTAACTTAAAGTTAGACTAAGCTAATTTTTTTATTATGTCAACATTTTTCTAGATAGACAAATAGCACCAAGACGTCTCAGACTTGATGCTATCAATAAGTGTAAATAATAAAAAATTTTGCTGAATTTTTAATTTAATGCTTTTTCTCTAAAATTACATCTTTATATAAACATATTTTTATATGTTTGTCAAAAGTGTTTAGAAAAAAGACAGTCAAAATTGCTGTGATTATTCAAGCTTTTAAACTAAAAATCTTCGTTAACATGCCGTCTCAAGACATCTAGAATCTTAATTACATGCTTATCTTCTAAACTATAGTAGCGCTCTTGCTTAACTTGCTCACTCTTAACTAGCTTAGCCTCTTCCAAGATCCTCAAGTGTCTAGAAATAGCTGGCTGACTAACATCAAACTGTTTTACCAAGTTATTTACACTACTTTTTTGATTGTCATTTAAGTAATAAAGAATTTGAATTCGAATGGGATGATTCAAAGCTCTAGTAACTCGAATAATTTGATCGTTCAACTTGTTCACCTATCTCAACTTATATTTAATTTATGAGAGTAACTCAAGAATTTTCTTTTGCACACTTGATTCTTCACTAGATCCAATGATTTGATTAGCAGCTTTCTTTGCATCTGGAAGAGCAGTCGCCGTAGCAAAGCTGGTACCCGCAAACTTAAGCATACCAACATCATTACCACTATCACCAAATGTTACCATTTCACTAGATTTAATCTTAAGCTTTTTACCCAAATATTCTAAACCTACAGCTTTATTCATTCCTTTAGTCTGCATATCAATAGCAGTACTTGCACCTGAAACAAAACCAATCTGTGGATAGTCTTCTCTAAGTTTATCTAAAACCTTAGGCATCTCATCTTCTGGAACACGAAGACTTACTTTAAAAATACGATCATCGATATCGTTAAAGCTATCAACAACTTGAATTTTCTTAACGTACTTTTTTAGATCTTCCGCAAATTCTTTTCCACTGCTTTTTTCAACATATGCACTAGTTACACCAGCAACAATAGCGTTATATGGTAATTTTTCCACAATTTCAAGCATTGTTTGATAATCCTCCTCAGATAAATCAGATATTTGAAGAATCTCATTTCCATGAGCTACTAACGCACCATTCTCAGCCACAAAATACATATGCTTATTAGCTCTTGGAAAACGATCGAGGATATTCTCATACTGATTACCACTGGCAATAACAAATTTTATATCACGATCCTGCATGATTTGAAATTCTTTTTCAAAGAGCTCCTTATCATAAGTCTTATCTTCTCTTAGCCACGTACCATCCATATCAGTTGCAATAAGCTTAATCATTTTCAGTCTCACTTTCCACTTTTACTATCCACACTCCACTATACTAAAAAACGCCACCCGGAGGTAGCGTTTTTCATAAAACTATTTTATTCAACTAGTTTAATCCTTTTTGCGTTTTCTCGTGCCTGCTAAGCCTAAAATTGACGCAATGGTTGCTAAACCTAGTCCAATAATTCCTGCATTAGAATGTTTATGACCCGTTTGAGGCAATGAGACATCCTCAGTTGTAGCTGCTTCTACTGTACCAGGTTCTTTGTTTTCCACAGTTTCTACTTTATTAATAGTAGTATCAATGGAAAATTGTTCTGGAAGAATAGGAGCATCATTCGTTGATTCAGTTGGAGTTTCAACTTTATCTGGAGCTTCTGAATCTACAGGATCCTTTGGTTCTTCTGGATCCACTGGGTCAACAATATCCTTATTGTAAACTACAGTTTCAATAATATCGTCAGTATTACTATCTATATTTTCAAGACTGCCAATTTCTTTCCTATCTGGAGTGTAGCCGGTAATATCTGGAGAAATGACTTGTATAAACGTAGTTCCATCAAGTGCTGTCCATTTAATTCCATCGGAAATCTTTCGGCCATCTTCATCTAAGATAATAACTTCGCCAGTTACTTTATCAATAATGGCTGTACCACGGAATCTTAACTTTTGAACTACGTCATCTTTTGCTTTAGTCCCATCTGCATAAACATATTTAATTGTACGGGTAATCGTTTTATCTAAAGCTATTGAATCAAATGGATATTTTGGTCCATCTGGATTGTCTGGATTAATTGGATCTTCTTCAGTGAATTTATCATCAGGAGTAACTGTAACTGTTCCATGCTTGAAGATTACATAGAAGGTCTTTGTATCTTCACCGAATTCTCCACCACTATAGCCATTCTTGACTAATTCATAGCCTAAGCTTTCATAGTATTTAATCTTATCTGCTGTACTGTAGTTAATTGTTTCGTTGTACTTACCATTAACTACTGCAGTTTCTAATTGTTTACCTGTAGTCTCATCAACATAGATAATTTCAGCTTTAGCTGCATTTGCAGTGTAGATAACTGTTGTTTCTAGGTTCTTACTATCTTGGTTGATTCCTTCAACTGCACTAACTACTCCTTTATCTGGGCTGTAGCCTACAATTGTTGGAGAAACTACTTCGATAAACGTTGTTCCATCACTAGCGGTCCAAGTTAATTTACCTAGAATTGGGTTTCCATTTGCATCAAGCTTTACATTGCCATTTTCGTCGATTTCTACATATTGACCAGTTACCTTATCAATCACACCTGAACCAACAAAAGTTAAAGTTTGTGTGTGACTTGGCTTAGCTGTTGTTCCATCTGCATAAACATAGTGGACAGTATTAGTTACATCCTTGTTTAAGTTAGCAGAATCAGCTGGGTATTTTGGCCCATCTGGATTGTCAGGATTAATTGGTTCATCTGGCTTACCTGGTTTTTCTGGAGTTATAACTACTGTTCCATGCTTGAACGTTACATAGAAAGTCTTTGTGTCTTCACCAAATTCTCCACCAATATAGCCATCCTTGACTAATTCATAGCCTAAGCTTTCGTAGTATTTAATCTTATCGGCTGTACTGTAGTTAATTGTCTCGTTGTACTTACCATCAACTACTACATTTTCTAATTGTTTTCCTGTACTTTCATCAACATAGATAATTTCAGCCTTAGCTGCATTAGCTGTATAGACAACTGTTGTTTCTAGATTCTTACTATCTTGGTTAATTCCTTCAACTGCATTAACTACTCCTTTATCTGGAGTGTAGCCGACAATTGTTGGAGAAACTACTTCGATAAATGTTGTTCCATCACTAGCTGTCCAAGTTAATTTGCCTGGAATTGGGTTACCATTCTCATCAAGCTTAACATTACCGGTTTCATCAACTTCTATATATTGACCAGTTACCTTGTCAATCACACCAGAACCAATGAAAGTTAAAGTTTGTGTGTGACTTGGTTTAGCTGTTGTTCCATCTGCATAAACATAGTGAACAGTGTGAGTTACATCTTTATTTAAAACACCTGAATCAGTTGGATATTTCACATCTCCCCCTGGATTGATATTTTCACCAGGTTTTCCAGGATTATCTGGATGCACATGAACAACACCATGCTTGAACGTTACATAGAAAGTCTTTGTGTCTTCACCAAATTCTCCACCAACATAACCATCTTTGACTAATTCATAGCCTAAACTTTCATAGTATTTAATCTTATCTGCTGTGCTGTAGTTAATTGTCTCGTTGTACTTACCATCAACTACTGCAGTTTCTAATTGCTTGCCTGTAGTCTCATCAACACAGATAATTTCTGCCTTAGCTGCATTTGCAGTGTAGATAACTGTTGTTTTTAGGTTCTTACTATCTTGGTTAATTCCTTCAACTGCATTAACTACTCCTTTATCTGGAGTATAGCCTACAATTGTTGGAGAAACTACTTCGACAAATGTTGTTCCATCACTAGCTGTCCAAGTTAATTTGCCTGGAATTGGGTTACCGTTCTCGTCAAGCTTAACATTACCATTTTCATCGACTTCTACATATTGACCAGTTACCTTGTCAATCACACCTGAACCAACAAAAGTTAAAGT
Protein-coding regions in this window:
- a CDS encoding metal ABC transporter permease, whose protein sequence is MFAYDFMRYAFLASTFIAITCGIVGVYVVARSFSFLAHTLSEIGFAGAAFAVWIGWVPLWGMVLFTLLGSISVGELSMRSDQKESAISAISALFIGLGVLFLAIAGGNSRYATNILFGSIIGVDRDGVIQLVVLSLFVLAIIFLVLRQLNYDSFDHVGAVSHHINTSLVSVVFLIALALAVSIGAQVVGSLLVFILLTLPSSSARYLGKTIPAMLCWSVGIALFGVWAGLVLGYVTNLPVTFFISIIEVGIYLFVYGVHAFKK
- a CDS encoding metal ABC transporter ATP-binding protein, with product MTDILTVKDLGMKFEDKVIFKDLNFTLSKGSMTALLGANGTGKTTLIRILMGMLQPTTGSFKFAPDTKVGYVPQFRNLDADYPLSIRAFVELNTPLFKNARVKARVNQILKETHLLDIQNTRMGEASGGQKQRAYLAQALLDKPDFIILDEATASLDPVAKEELMSLIKHLNEKHAMTVLFTTHDIPLAKKYMKDYLLFKDKGLIAGKIKDLTEEVGEE
- a CDS encoding metal ABC transporter solute-binding protein, Zn/Mn family; this translates as MQNFNSKITKFISIMALVTLLSLITVGCSNKQNSTSQSNKISIVTTTNVYSDIAKNIVGKYGTATAIIDKSSVDPHDFDPTTADAKKVAQANIIVANGLGYDSWMNKLAKSVDKKPVLVGEDLMGLKSGDNPHIWYNLDMPTKYVDYLVKRLSKLDKKHAAYFKENGEKYLAKIDKIKQLAKANKGDQKPVFVSEPVFDYALQEAGYKIGDKEFEEAIENGTDPSPKTINEMNNSIKQKKIAFFVNNTQASSSTVKSFVKLAKKNNVPVLNVRETIPNNTTYLAWMKENYQKLADIQKN
- a CDS encoding ArsR/SmtB family transcription factor is translated as MNDQIIRVTRALNHPIRIQILYYLNDNQKSSVNNLVKQFDVSQPAISRHLRILEEAKLVKSEQVKQERYYSLEDKHVIKILDVLRRHVNEDF
- a CDS encoding Cof-type HAD-IIB family hydrolase gives rise to the protein MIKLIATDMDGTWLREDKTYDKELFEKEFQIMQDRDIKFVIASGNQYENILDRFPRANKHMYFVAENGALVAHGNEILQISDLSEEDYQTMLEIVEKLPYNAIVAGVTSAYVEKSSGKEFAEDLKKYVKKIQVVDSFNDIDDRIFKVSLRVPEDEMPKVLDKLREDYPQIGFVSGASTAIDMQTKGMNKAVGLEYLGKKLKIKSSEMVTFGDSGNDVGMLKFAGTSFATATALPDAKKAANQIIGSSEESSVQKKILELLS